The Peribacillus sp. FSL E2-0218 genome contains a region encoding:
- a CDS encoding YokU family protein, protein METCPWCEKGKLSAINGTVYWELPDGTRAIEITETPSSHCEHCDALFQNDEIVKEIENQLFLIDSKQLEKQTKYSELMSMKRLLKRNYFDFS, encoded by the coding sequence ATGGAGACATGTCCGTGGTGCGAGAAGGGAAAACTGTCGGCGATAAATGGAACCGTATACTGGGAATTGCCGGATGGCACGAGAGCGATAGAAATAACCGAAACGCCTTCATCCCATTGTGAGCATTGCGATGCACTTTTTCAAAATGATGAAATTGTCAAGGAAATTGAAAATCAACTTTTCCTGATCGATTCGAAGCAGCTTGAAAAACAGACAAAGTACAGTGAGTTAATGAGTATGAAAAGGCTGCTGAAACGCAATTACTTTGACTTTTCGTAA
- the ablA gene encoding lysine 2,3-aminomutase, translating into MLFDLYKPERNWKDIELWKDVTEEQWNNWLWQLTNTIRTVDDLKKVIDLTPDEEEGVRISTKTIPLNITPYYASLMNKDDPRCPIRMQSVPISEEMHKTKYDMEDPLHEDEDSPVPGLTHRYPDRVLFLVTNQCSMYCRYCTRRRFSGQIGMGVPKKQLDAAIGYIRDTPAVRDVLISGGDGLLINDTILEYILKNLRDIPHVEIIRIGTRAPVVFPQRITENLCTILKKYHPVWLNTHFNTSIEITEESKKACEMLADAGVPVGNQAVILAGINDSVAIMKKLMHDLVKIRVRPYYIYQCDLSEGIGHFRAPISKGIEIIEGLRGHTSGYAVPTFVVDAPGGGGKITLQPNYILSQSPTKTVLRNFEGVITTYPEPEQYTPGLADDYFKGVYPDMEEKRSDIGISGLMNDQQFNLVPEGLKRMNRRENYVTNPEHASLKNQREKRDLLKEKKFQAQQKKDTPKGDE; encoded by the coding sequence ATGTTATTTGACTTATATAAGCCAGAGCGTAACTGGAAAGATATAGAGCTATGGAAAGATGTAACCGAAGAACAATGGAACAACTGGCTGTGGCAGCTTACGAATACGATCCGCACCGTCGATGATTTGAAGAAAGTGATCGATCTCACTCCCGATGAGGAGGAAGGGGTAAGGATTTCCACTAAAACCATTCCGCTGAACATTACACCATATTATGCCTCGTTAATGAATAAAGATGATCCGCGCTGCCCAATAAGAATGCAATCGGTCCCGATTTCGGAGGAAATGCATAAAACCAAATACGACATGGAAGATCCCTTGCATGAAGACGAGGACTCCCCTGTGCCAGGTTTGACCCATCGATATCCTGATCGCGTCCTTTTCCTGGTGACGAATCAATGCTCCATGTACTGCCGGTATTGTACAAGAAGACGCTTTTCCGGACAAATCGGCATGGGCGTACCTAAAAAACAATTAGATGCGGCAATCGGCTATATACGCGATACTCCAGCGGTACGGGATGTACTTATATCCGGCGGGGACGGGTTGCTTATCAATGACACGATCCTGGAATATATCCTCAAAAACTTAAGAGACATCCCTCATGTTGAAATAATCAGGATCGGTACCCGGGCCCCTGTCGTCTTTCCTCAAAGAATCACTGAGAATTTATGTACCATCTTAAAAAAATATCATCCGGTTTGGCTGAACACCCACTTCAACACTTCAATCGAAATTACCGAAGAGTCGAAAAAAGCGTGTGAGATGCTGGCCGATGCAGGTGTCCCTGTAGGCAATCAGGCCGTCATTTTAGCAGGGATAAATGACAGTGTCGCGATCATGAAGAAGCTGATGCATGATCTTGTCAAGATTCGTGTCCGTCCGTACTATATTTATCAATGTGATCTTTCGGAAGGAATTGGGCACTTCCGGGCACCCATATCAAAAGGGATTGAAATCATTGAAGGGCTGCGGGGTCACACCTCTGGGTATGCCGTACCTACATTCGTCGTAGATGCGCCAGGAGGGGGAGGGAAAATCACGCTTCAGCCGAATTATATCCTCTCGCAATCTCCAACGAAAACGGTTCTGCGCAATTTTGAGGGCGTGATAACCACCTATCCAGAACCTGAGCAGTATACACCTGGTTTGGCAGACGACTACTTCAAAGGAGTTTATCCGGATATGGAAGAAAAACGGTCAGATATTGGCATATCCGGTTTAATGAATGACCAGCAATTCAATTTAGTTCCTGAAGGGCTGAAGCGAATGAATCGAAGGGAAAACTATGTCACAAATCCAGAGCACGCATCATTGAAAAACCAGCGGGAAAAGCGGGACCTATTAAAGGAAAAGAAATTCCAGGCACAGCAAAAAAAGGACACACCAAAAGGGGATGAATAA